AACCGTCATCCGTCAGCTCGTTAAGCGTGATGCTGTGCACGTACCTTTTCCGTATAAGGTCTGCCCGCCTGTGGACCACACGCTTTGGGGTCTGCTGGGCGATCTCTGTGCCATTCAAAGACTCAAGGCAGGATTTAAGCTTTTCCTCTGAGACAGGCTCTTTAAATGTAACTTTAAGCTTATAAGTTTTATCCGCCTTTGAGCTTTTCAGGGTTTCGATCATTCCTTTTTCAACGAAGCGAAGATCCCTTACCTCGACTTTTCCTGCCGCATTTTCATTAATTTTTGCAGCAAGTGCTTCAAGGTCGGCACTGCGTTTTACAGGAGACTTTGCTTCCACCACAAAGGGCCTGCCGCTTCCAAGCATAAGGGCATCGATATCTTCCCTGCCCGACCCATGGAAAGCCGTGTCAACAGCTTCAAAAGCCTCGACAACGGGGCCTTTGATAAGCTCGTCCACGGATTCCGGGTACTGTTTGCCTGTAAACCCGCATTTCTCGCAGCCTTTACCCCTGCATTTTCTGCAGGGCCAGCGTGTCTGGGGAATTCCTCTGACCTTTTTAAGGTAGCGCCCATAGATATACACTGAGCGGACCTGAAGCTCGAATTTGTTTGTTGCAAGGTCAAGGGTGATAACAATATCCGGGTTTTCAAAGTCCACTTCCTTATTGACTCTTTCTGCAATCCGCTTGCCCACTTCCCTGTTAAGCTCGGTTTTCAACTGCTCGGCATATGCAGTCCCTGCCTCAGCCCACAGGATTTCCTCATTCTCACTGAGAAGCCCGCTTACCTTTGTGCCGACGAGGAAGGTGGAGTACTCAAGCCCTTCCAGAGCTTTTGCAGCTTCCTCTGCCCAGAAATCCAGTTTTTTAAACTGGTCAAGGCAGACCCAGCACTGCTCGTTTTCACCCTCTATTCTTAGAGTTTTCCTGGCAAGGGCGCTGCACGGGGCAAGCTCCTTTAAAAGGGAGTCATCATTTTCACTTTTATAAATGCGGTCCCCTTCCAGGGCAAGGGCAAGTTTTACTGCCTGTCCGCGTTCTCTGTTGCTGAGACCTGTAGATAATTTTGCAAACTGACGGCCCATGCAGTGGTCACATACAGGGCCCTCGTGCAGAATCTTTTTTGAAATTTCGAGTACATCCATTTATTTCACATTCTCCAAGCTTGTTTTCGGGGAATAGACCTGAAGCGGATTATTGAGAGCTTATATTGAAAGACCTGGTTTAATTAAGAGACCAGGTGAGGATTATATTAAGATATATATTAACAAATTACTGAAAGGAGGTCCCCGGCAGTATTCAATAAAGCATCTGCCCTGAAATGCACGTCCGGATAAGTTCTGTCCTGATACAGGGAAATAGGATATAACTTTTTGGATAAAAACCAGAAACAAAAACTGAATCTCAGTCTTCGGGTCGGGAAATGTTTCCTCCTGGAATTTCCCCTCTCTCGGCTTCAACCCTGTCAAGTTCGTTATGAATAAGGGTTATGCAGTGGTTGGAGTGAAGGGAAATGGGCCCAACGGAAATGACCTGTGCTCCTGCTTCAAGGAGCTGCTTTTCCTCTTCTTCCGTAACTCCTGTATGGTCGCCCAGAATAAAAACAGGGTCTTGAATCTCACGGGCGATTTCTCTGAAGTCCTTCCCATCTTCCCTCAGATAAAGCAGGGTACGCCCCTCAAAAGAAGCCAGAAGGGAATTCAAATCCCCGGTGAGGGTCCAGACTCCGGGCGTGGACCTTATATCCTGTCCGGCTGCATTTTTCAGAAGGGCTTTCTGGATAAGCGAACCGCTGCTCCTTTCGTCGGGATTGAGGTATCTCAGGTGGAGACCTTCAAACCGGATTATTTTTCCGGGCTCGGGCTCTCCCAGGAGGAGCAGGTGAACATTTACATCCCTGCGCATCCCGAAAGAGAGAAAAAGGGAAGAGCTTACGCAGCGGCAAAGTATGTCCATTCTTCCTGCAGACCCCGGAAGATCGTTTAAAGAAAAGTCACCGCTTGTCATTGCTTTATGCCCTATGATTACGATATCGCGCATGGGGCAGTAATATTACGTAAGGGATATAAAACATGTATGCATGTTTCACAGAAGAACACATGACATAATATGAGAAAGAGATAATATTTAAGACTCGATAGAGAATAAAACCAGAGTAAAGAGTCATGATTAAACGATAAGTGGATTGAAAATTCAAAATAAGGACGAGATAAGGATGAAGATACTCGCTATTTCCGACCCACATGGAGACTATTCGAAGATTGAAGAGATCATAGAAAAAGCCGGGGACTTTGACCTGGCTGTTGTGGTCGGGGACATAACTAACTTCGGACCCGATGAGAAAGTAGATGAGCTGCTTGGGATGTTTGATAAGCCCGTGCTTGCAATCCCCGGGAACTGCGACCACAGGAGCATCCTGAAAGCCCTTGACAGTTCAAAAGCCGTAAACCTTCACGGAAAAGCCGAACAGGTTGGAAAAATCAGGTTCATAGGGCTTGGAGGCTCAAACCCTACCCCTTTTAGCACCCCTTTTGAGCTTTCCGAAGAAGAAATAGAAAACGCCCTTGAAGGAATGGTCTGCTCAGCCGAAAACTCAGGGGAATGCGGGAAAATAGTGCTCCTTACACATGCTCCTCCGCACGGAGCCAGAGATGAACTCCCATTCGGGCACGTGGGAAGCAAAGCGATCCAGAAGTTTATTGACAGGGTAGACCTTATCGTCTGCGGGCACATCCACGAAGCAAAAGGCATGGAAAAAGCCGGGAAAACACTTGTGGTAAATCCCGGAGAGGCCTGCAAGGGTTCCTGTGCTCTTATAACCATTGAAGAGACCGAAAACAAACCCATCGA
This window of the Methanosarcina mazei S-6 genome carries:
- a CDS encoding tRNA pseudouridine(54/55) synthase Pus10; protein product: MDVLEISKKILHEGPVCDHCMGRQFAKLSTGLSNRERGQAVKLALALEGDRIYKSENDDSLLKELAPCSALARKTLRIEGENEQCWVCLDQFKKLDFWAEEAAKALEGLEYSTFLVGTKVSGLLSENEEILWAEAGTAYAEQLKTELNREVGKRIAERVNKEVDFENPDIVITLDLATNKFELQVRSVYIYGRYLKKVRGIPQTRWPCRKCRGKGCEKCGFTGKQYPESVDELIKGPVVEAFEAVDTAFHGSGREDIDALMLGSGRPFVVEAKSPVKRSADLEALAAKINENAAGKVEVRDLRFVEKGMIETLKSSKADKTYKLKVTFKEPVSEEKLKSCLESLNGTEIAQQTPKRVVHRRADLIRKRYVHSITLNELTDDGYAYITVNCEGGLYVKELISGDEGRTNPSLTGLLGIPALVEDLDVVNVEI
- the trmY gene encoding tRNA (pseudouridine(54)-N(1))-methyltransferase TrmY; this translates as MRDIVIIGHKAMTSGDFSLNDLPGSAGRMDILCRCVSSSLFLSFGMRRDVNVHLLLLGEPEPGKIIRFEGLHLRYLNPDERSSGSLIQKALLKNAAGQDIRSTPGVWTLTGDLNSLLASFEGRTLLYLREDGKDFREIAREIQDPVFILGDHTGVTEEEEKQLLEAGAQVISVGPISLHSNHCITLIHNELDRVEAERGEIPGGNISRPED
- a CDS encoding metallophosphoesterase; translated protein: MKILAISDPHGDYSKIEEIIEKAGDFDLAVVVGDITNFGPDEKVDELLGMFDKPVLAIPGNCDHRSILKALDSSKAVNLHGKAEQVGKIRFIGLGGSNPTPFSTPFELSEEEIENALEGMVCSAENSGECGKIVLLTHAPPHGARDELPFGHVGSKAIQKFIDRVDLIVCGHIHEAKGMEKAGKTLVVNPGEACKGSCALITIEETENKPIEVEFVEV